Below is a genomic region from Henckelia pumila isolate YLH828 chromosome 3, ASM3356847v2, whole genome shotgun sequence.
GCATGTTCTCCGCAACACTTTTTACTCTGATCGAGCTCGTTCCATCTTTTGCAGAAATGTCGTAAGAGAATGACCTCTTTGATGAAGTTGGCGCAACACAGACTACACTGATTACACTTCCAAGATAATCAATCGTACGATCAAGGACAAAAagtatattttcatttttttcctgAAGGAAAATATACTGCTGACCGGTCTCCACTATGATGCTAAATgctgtgttgaataaaaatttcttGGAAGCATGTGAATGCACAAGAGCGAAGTGCATATACAGGGTATTGGATAGGCTAACATGTGTACATAAAAAATAAGGGCACTCACAAGGGACGTAAATGCATGTTTTCTCATGATCATGCTTCTTACTATAATTTATCATCTCCCCACACCCGTGCTGCGTGTTTTTACATGCAATTGTGACTGATTCAAGAACCTTTTCTATGGCCCTGCACCGGTTGTACCCAATTGGCCAGCTACAACTTCCGCATTTGTTCTTCATCTTGGTGCAGCATGATGAACACGATACATGCCCATTCTCACACTAGATTAAATCAACACAGATTATCAGTTCTGCCAACTTCAAGTATAAAGATACTCACATTTATGAATTATTAGCATACACAAGCTTTTGGAAGACTAATAAATACTCAAGTTCTGAAAGCACGATAATTGGGACAAACCTTGCTGAAACTAGAAAGTCTTGACAAAATTTCACATTGCAGAAGTTGATGCAAAAATTGGAAAACCAGAACAAATCAGAGTTTTGGACTTTCAAATGATAACAGAAGtttcaaatccttcaacaggGAAAGAAGGTACATAACCCATATGAATCATCTGGCTGGAAGAAAGAAGACACTCCTAAATTGAGGAGACAAAAAGATAGTATTTTTACATGAATATGCCAAGAAAATCAGTGGTCCAAATCCATCACTGGAAAACTTTAGTAAGACAGTCTAAAGATGCAATGTAACTATCCTATACAATAAGTGCATGTGGGATGAAATTGTCCCATTAGAACTCCATGATATGCCAGTCCAACACGAAGTAAGGCACAAGACTCACTGGTGCAAGCCAAGATGGACGCCTTATTTTAAGCAAATGGAATAGAAAGCACCATAGGGTATGAGTGCAATTTGGAACATCTCTCTTAGTTTCATGTTTTTCTCTTCTTTTGCTCATTCTTTGGTTTATAAAATATCCGTGCCTTAATGCGTGACAGCGCGTTTTTGAACAACCCTTTCAACCATCTCGAAAAACTCTTgcaatgagttaaatttagttcTAAAGCCAATAAAGACCTCAATAAATTACTCCGCTCGTATGGCTAAATAAGACCCAACCAAGTGATACAATCAACTTCATGTTCATCACGGATAATAATCTCCCACAACACACTGGAAATAATAATTCATCACCAACCTTCACCAATTAAATCTTAGTTAGGATATTGATTCTAAATTGACTCAGATTGTTGCATATAATTTGAAAAAGCATAGAAGCCAATTCAATTGCTCCGGCTCCAAAGCACCTTCAAATATGAAAAGATTCCTGATAATCATTCACGAATACAGATGATTCAATATATTTTGGGGTAAAAATTGAACGTTTGCAAAAAGTAGATATACGGTTttcatggttttttttttaaaaaaaataaaaattggccAATCGCCCCCTTCTCAGATCTTAGCTGCATACATCAAAGAAACTAATTTTTTGTCATCAACAAAACGGATCCAGCACATATTCAATTGACAAAGAAAGGATAAATTCTAAAAAGTAGAAAGCAAAAGAAGAAACCTGATAAACCGGAGGGCTTAGAGGCTCGAGGCAGATGGGGCAATCCAGTACATCCGGGTCCGTTAAGGTTACGGTAACAGGTGCCGGAGCATCTCTGCTCGGTTGATTTCGCAGTTCttgttcttgttcttcttcttgttcttgttcttgttcttcctcttcttcttcttcctcctcctcctcctcataATCATCTTCCTCATCCTCtccttcttcatcttcatctggTTCTTCTGTCGGTGAAAGACGATCGGTATCAGAAAGCGCAGCGTCCGACTCGCTTTCCTCGGAATCTTGCGGGATCAGTGGTCGTCGAGAAGGCGGGTCAGTGGCGGGATCGGCAGTGGAGGTGCGAGGTCTCTTGGATGCGTGCCTCCGCGCTTCTTCATCGCCAAAAGCTGAAAACCTGGCCATCACTTCCTTTGCATTCCCAACAGGACAAGATTTATTCTTGGGGCTTGGGTGTTTTTGCTCTCCTAACTATGAAATGATAAAATGGATAAAAGATGTCATACCGTCAtttcttttttcctttaaaaaaaaaaaaaaaaaaaaaaactgatgcATACGTATTTTTCCAAGGCAGCATAAATATGGGGATTAAGGCATACCGATCCATGTGGAAGTTTTAATTGGTACAAAATTCtctatgtaaaataaatagtctAACATATTTATGTAAGTTCAAAACTTTTGCTGCCCCTTTttctattttaaataaattcgattagcAAATGACTTCTATACTCtcatataaattaattttacgTCGTCGTTTTCCACAAAAATCTTGCACACATCAACAAACGCGGGGAGGGGTGATTTTCTCTCACGAACCCTAATTGTGAGCCAACGGCTTGTTGAAGAGAAATCGAAATGGTGATATGATTAGAAGTATGGAATAGGTGAATGTTCTTTTTCACTTCTTGCTAGTATTATGGATTTAGCAATCGATTTTGAAGTTTGGTATGGAGGCGTGCTCGAGGTAAAATTTGAAGGTAAACATCCGAAAATTTCTTATCAAGGTCGGGGGTGTTTAAAACCAATTTAAGAAagtgaactttgataagtttaatATGAAAGATTTACATGTTCTTTATCGCCTCTGTGGTGGTGATAAGGTGAATGCTCGATTTTTTTATAGGATTCCTGGGTGGGTAATAGAATAAGGTCTAATAGAAATTAAAGGGATTAAGGATGTTGGTGATATGTATGATTGGTATGAGGACTTATAATTGGTAAATATTTAGATTGAGGAGACAATGCCACTTCTTGATATGGTTTTGGACCTGTATGGAAATGTTATTGATGCAGAGGAGTTTTTATGCTCAAAACCAATAGGTTATATTAAATATCAAGAAATATGTAGCTGCCCCTAAACATGGTGAGAATGTTAGGTTAGATCATGAATCTCCTAGTGATAATACCCAAGTCCACGAGACTTTTTCTTGCTCTGCTCCTAATTTATCTCAATGTGAACCAAATCTTATTGAAAATGTTTTTGAAAACATTGTTCCTGAATTTGATTGTTGGAGATAATGAATCTGGACATCATGAATGTGATCCCTTGTCAACAGACAATGTAGTAGTCCGACTCCTAATTAAGTTAACCTACtgcctaaacatgattaagatatTCTCATTTGGGTATAAGGAGTTGAAAATTGGATTTagaacgatcaaaaatggttcCAAAGGCTTCAAGTGTTGGgacagttcgaaagctccgaagagtAGTTCAGAAGCACCAAACTGGTTCGGAAGCCAGAGTCAATGATCGGAAGTACGAAGCACCGAActggagatcggaagctccgatctcaggTCAATCAGACAGGGTATGTGTTTTTATTGGGTGATTAGACTTGAGAGAGTTCAGAAGTTCCGAAATAGAGTTCAGTAGATCCGAACTATGTCGGTAGCAGAGCGTTGTCCAATCAAAGATCCGCGTTTGGTAAAGGGAGTTCGGAAGGACGATCGGTAGTTCTGAAGTGCGTTCAAAAGCCCCGAACTAGGGATCAGACGTGTCACGTTCCGAAACTAGGTCTAGTTGACATCAGGGTTATTTAACGTTTTCACATTAAACAACAAGCCTTGGAGTACAGAATTTCGAAATAACCGGTCTACTCATTCATGAAACTAAAATTATATAGTCTTTCTTAAACTCAAATTTAAATTGCATTTACAATCCTTAATTGAAAACAACAAAACTTAGTAAGCAGAGGCTTATTACAACTAAATAAAAGTAGAACTAAACATAACTAAATATCAATAATTTGTTGGTCTTCTTCACCAACCCCAGAACTGGTCTTGCTCATCATCCTCGAGTTCTTCCTCGTTCTTATTTGAGTTGGGTGATTTGGGTGGGTGAGTGATATgggtattttatataataaccgCTTTTTCTCACCTAATGTGGGGACACCAATTTTTTTGCCCATTTTACTCTCTACATCCCACCTTCCCTAAAAGTGCAATTTAGTTACTGAACCAtcaacaattttattttatttttttttataaaaaaactgAACCACCAACACGTTTATTCATATTTTCACACACAACGCGTCTATCCAGCTTGTAGATATAATTTAAGTGTGGGGCATTTGTGACTGAATGGCGTAAAATTATACCAACGATGTATAATTGTAAATCGAGAGACTCGTATGTATACACAAGTTAGTAGTTACTGGTTACGGACTACTATAACAAAATATTGTAAGTTATTGACTGATTtgaaatagtaaaaaaaatacaatgacTAAGTTGCAATATCATTCTTTGGCTATTTAATAAGGTATTACTCGTAAATTTTTCTTCTTCACAGGAGGGATGCTGCTATCGTCTTCTCAAATGCTCCGGCGCTTCCGCTGCTTCAGCGCCGCCGCGTCTTCTCCCTCAACAATTACTGAGTCGTCATCATCCGCTTTTAACTCTCACAAAAAGCGTCTCGTTTTTCTGGGTTCCCCTCAGGTACACACCATCCCGGTCCTATCTTGATATTCACGCAATGCACTATCGAATTTGGTGATTCAATGCAAATTAGTGTGTTGAAAATTAAcgttttttggaaaatttagggataaagtttgattttttatgTTAGCACTTAGCAGGCGACTTCCCAGCTCGCCACTGAATGTGGACGGATAAATCTACTGATTGGTGATAAATAAATGCATTACAGGTCTCTGCTTGTGTTCTGGACGCTCTTCTCTGTGCTGCTTCTGCTCCAGATTCCTTATTTCAGGTACCAATATTCGTTTGAAAAGATGCTGTTAGATTCACTTGTTTTCTTTATTTGTTTACAAAATGGTGGTCGAGTTCTCCACTAACGGCTGTAAGTTAGTCCTGAACATAGTTTAACGAGCACAATTTTTTTGTGGGCGAATGTGCCATGTCTATGTAATTTATGATCTAGTATCTTAcccaaaatttggaaatgttgCAAAGTTACGTATTATATGCATCATGTTATGTTCACGTGTCCCTATATAGTAGCTAGTTCTGGACAAGATCTCAATATGAAGAGCATATCGTCGAGATATTGGATGTAAATAcattaactaattttttttttaaatttaaaaacatttttaatcaCTGATGAATCATGTGAACTATGCTTCAGATCTACATTAACTAATAACTACACTTTGAAATGATTCAGATAGCAGCAATTGTCACCCAGCCTCCTTCTGGAAGAGACAGGAGTAGAAAGGTGATGCCTTCTCCAGTTGCACAACATGCTCTAGACAGAAGTTTCTCATCTGATTTGATTTTCACACCTCTGAAAGCTGGTGAGGTATGTATGTTCTTTTAGTATTTATGATATGATATCATTTCTCCGTCTCCATGTTATTTCTTTTTTGTAGCTCTCAATTATAGTTGAATGCTCACGacttattatttatatataaattggtATTATGTAGTTACTATTGATAATTGTTTGAGAGGGCCTGTCAATGGTCTGAAAATTAGTAGCTACGATTCTTATGACCAGTGTAGGTAATTTTTTAGATTTAGAAAAACCTgaatattcatattttaagtGAATATAACTGTGGTACATCTGTGAATAAGATATTAGGAAGTCGAAGAGGTAGTTACACGCTTTTTGCAAATGGAATCCAAATCAGCGACTGCGAAAGTTCTGTATTGAGCatttttcattttgtttcttctGGCACGTGAAAcctttatatttaattatttatacttcTATGAATTAAAGGATTCATAAATTCATGGTACAACCACGCAGGAACCTTTTATTTCCAGTTTTAGAGCTCTGGAGCCTGACCTTTGCATCACTGCTGCGTACGGGAATATTTTACCAACTACATTCCTTAAGATACCATCTATGGGTTAGTGAAACAATTCAATTTAAGAATCAAGTGTTTGGACAGGAAACTTGATACTTCCTCAATTTATGACATAATGACATTGTTTGGCATTGATTGGAAGGTATTTCAGTAatgtaattatatttaattatttatctccgCCTAATTTCTTCCTTTAGTGGAATGTTTTGCTAAAGTTAATTTCGTAATGTCGAGATATGCTAGCAACCTTTAGATGTGAGAGGTAGATGATGTGACGATAAAAGCATGAGCCTAATCTACTCAAAATATATTTTGTGTACTACTGGGGGAGGGGTGGTGTCATTCAACTAATTGGACTTTGACAAGAGGCAAATGCACGTTGCATCTAATTTATTGATGGTCTTGGTACCCTTCAGATAGCATAATCTCATTGGTCAGCTCTATATCAACACAGAGGATAATTCGCATGCACAGATGCTTAACgtaattaaatgtttattttacatcttttaagttttttgattttga
It encodes:
- the LOC140888162 gene encoding E3 ubiquitin-protein ligase SINA-like 7, whose protein sequence is MARFSAFGDEEARRHASKRPRTSTADPATDPPSRRPLIPQDSEESESDAALSDTDRLSPTEEPDEDEEGEDEEDDYEEEEEEEEEEEEQEQEQEEEQEQELRNQPSRDAPAPVTVTLTDPDVLDCPICLEPLSPPVYQCENGHVSCSSCCTKMKNKCGSCSWPIGYNRCRAIEKVLESVTIACKNTQHGCGEMINYSKKHDHEKTCIYVPCECPYFLCTHVSLSNTLYMHFALVHSHASKKFLFNTAFSIIVETGQQYIFLQEKNENILFVLDRTIDYLGSVISVVCVAPTSSKRSFSYDISAKDGTSSIRVKSVAENMRKWVSQPRAKKLFLMPKGFIDSIGQIKIELMIQSVAIQSVAK